The sequence tgttgcccttctctggacacgcttcagcacctcagtgtccttcttgtagagAGGGGCCCAAGAGTGAACACAGCACTTgaagtgcagcctcaccagtgccaagcacaggggaacaatcacttCCCTTCTCTTGCTGGCCGTGctattcctgacacaagccaggatgctgttaaGTGATATGTTGTTTTAATATTCCTGTTGAGTCAACAAAACATTTGAAAGTAAAGTAACAAATGTGTTAAGAAGCTCTGATATGTTATTCTCACATGTTAAGAAATTACACAGTACCACACTCTTTGCCACAGTGCTACCACATTTGTGATTTAGCTTCATGTCTATTCTTTAACATTACAAAGTATCTACAGTGAACCAGTGCCACTTCTGACTCACCTGCAAACTCTTCAGGGACTATTTTCTGCAATTACATCCTCTCAGAATTCTCTATGTTGTGCACAGTTTAACCAAATGCACCACCCCTCATGCCAGTGAACTTCTTTCTAATACATTGTTTATCTCTGCATCAGAAGATTTTTGTCGCAGCTTCTGATGGgctctctttttcctccttctgtttGGGACATTCCATTTTTCTTAAACCACCTGATCAACTTGTGACTTCCAGATACAGTCTTCTGACTGAGAATTTCTGACTGTGCCTCTCAGTGGtggcctttctttctttcttccttccttttctttctttctttctttctttctttcctttctttctttcttttctttctttctttctttctttctttctttctttctttctttctttctttctttctttctttctttctttctttctttctttctttctttctttctttctttctttctttctttctttctttctttctttctttctttctttctttctttctttctttctttctctctctctctctctctctctctctctctctcttccttccttccttccttccttccttccttccttccttccttccttccttccttccttccttccttccttccttccttccttccttccttccttccttccttttttccttttcctttttctgtcaaTGTTGGTTTGATCACATTGCTGCAGGTGTTTGATGTCCCAGTCCTGCCATTGGCACAGACTCAATATGGCTAAAACtgtcttttctcctttgtcCTCATTGATCTTGttggaggcaggagggagagagcGCAGCTTCACAGTGAAAAAGCCTCTGTTAGGATATATGCTGATACATCTTCTGTTTCCACATCACTGTTTCTGCCACTCAAACATGATTTCTCTTACTGGGCTCTTGATATATTTAACAACCATAACAAAAGGTTATGAGAAGCAGAGTGTcttaatgcttttaaatattaGTTATAATGACGAAAATTGTCAGTAACCGGTAACTTGGGTTGGCTGctcattaattaattttacagtCGCATTACATTTGTGACATAGTTTACAATTTTGTAAATGGTTTTGCAATCTGGGTTTCAGTACAGGAATCTCTAGGAGCAAGCGTGACATCTCTCCATGCTTCAAAAGcacaggagccagcaggagGCGGCTCGCCAGGCTTTCCAAGTATTTCACCTGTTAGTAGAGTACAAGGCACACCAGATACTTCTGAACTAGCAAGAATCTTACCTCAAAAATACAGAAGGAGACTTGTGTCAGATGAAGAGATTGAATATATTCAAGTAAGTTTAAATTAGTGGTGTGTATTTGCTGTGTTTATATTCATATTGCTCACTGTGTTTACCTAGCATTTACCTTATTTCTATATCTTCTTCAAAGTTTCACATCTGATACTGCATTGTAATTCTTGGTAAGGATGTGCTCCCAGCTGTCATAGCTTTGATGCACAATACCCAGCTGCAAATTCTTAATAGAGAAGGTATCTGGCTTTCACTGATCAGTAGGATGTGGTATTGCTCACTGCAGAGATACAGACTTCAGACAGACATGCAGATAGCCAACCAGAGTCATTGCCTTAGCATAATCACCGGCACTACTTGCTTTTGTAACCATTGTTAATGTGTAATTTGAAAGTGCTGGGCAGGAGCACAGGAGTCTGCTCTTAGACCAGTGAAGGCTGTCACCAGGTGATTGAAGTCTGAAGTTTTTCTCAAGctgttttttataaattattaggAAGTTAACTAGTGTATTTCTAGTTGtggaaacattttattaaacatGATATAAATACTTTTTGCCGTATATGCAAATATGGCATTTTACgtgaaaggcaagaaaaagctgcttttgttgTGTAACAATTCTCAGCTGTAAGAACTGATGcttgaaaagggaaaatgcGCAGAATTTGCAGAACTTGTGAGATGGGTGTGAGTTTGAAATGAAAAGACAGTTGCATAGCTTTGTTAGATGATATGGGCACCTACGATGTCATTGTGTTGGCAGAGGAAAACAGTTTTCCTGCATGTGTGTGGGTAGGGTATTGTGATTAGAAATAAACTGAGTTATTTCCTGTAGTGATACGCTTCTTGACCTCATATATTTTCTAATGGTGGCGTAAGTTGTAAAAGGACTTTgttgggaaaataaataatttaatacctTTCTGATTTCCCATAAAAACTGCAGTGGCTCTCCTTGGCCTTGTTTTTACTTTGGAAATCAGTCAGTGAAAATAATTCTAGAACTTGGGCTCCCTACTGCTCTGTTTGTCAGTCCTTTATAAAAGGAGCAGGAGTCGGGTTTCTTCAGCCTGGGAAACGTGCACACAGCCACACTTCTGGCTTGTGTGTGTTGGATCTTTGTGTGTTCTCCCCTGAACAACATGGAGCTATCACTGGCAGGTGCTGGTGTTGGACACCCTGTGCATGTTCTTACGTACAGTAAAAATCAGTGTTTAAGTCAGAAATTGAAACTAGAACTCTTAGTCTGTTAGTCCGTGACAGTGCCAACGACTGGATCTCCATTTCCCGTGCTTTTAGGGGAAAATACTTAAcgtctgcttttctttttacagcGTGGAGGTCCAGAGTAAGCATGGACAATATTTTGCTGGCCACTGTTGAAGCATGGAGTGTTGCATTCGCAATAAATGCGTTTCCTTAACATTATCAACGATTGTACGCTAGCATCTTTAATAAAGCCCCACACGGAGGGCGCGAAGGTTGACCCAGCGCACGGCGTGTTAGTCACCGGGAGGGATTTTCTGTTGGCGGCCACCCCCCCATCGCGTCCAGTTTTCCCATCAGCCGTTGGCCGAGCTGCCGGCCGTGCGGAGTCGCTCCGCTTTCCCGCTTCAGCGTCCCAGCCGGGTGTTCGGTTACGGCTGgtgcggggggcggcggggccggggggggcggcggggccgggtgGGGtcgggggcggcggggccggcggcggctcTCGCGAGGCGCGCGCAGGGGCGGGGCGCGGTGACGTCAGCCGTTGCCAGGGGCGGGGCGGAAGCGCCGGGGCGGCCCGGCGGTGGGTGCGGAAGCCGGGGGGTCtcgctgctgccgccgccgccgccgccgcttcGCCGGGCCCCGCGCCCTGTTTCTCCCCGGACGGCGGCGATGGACGCGCGGGCGCGCGCGAAGCGCTACGAGAAGCTGGACTTCTTGGGAGAGGGGCAGGTGAGCGGCCGGCGGGAGGCGCggagggggggctggggggctggggtcGTTTCCCTCGCCCTGGGCAGCCGCTGCGAagccccgggcagggctgcCTCTGTGGGGGGCGGTCCCGGTGAAGCGGCCTCGTGTggctgccggggctgcggcCTTCCtcaggcggcggcggcggggcccgcggcTGGAGGGCGAGCggggaggctgctgcagaggcGGGTTGTCGCCCACCAGCGGGTGACAGGAGGgtttcacacacacacccacccgCTGCGAGGGAGGGCCCGGCGCGGCAGCTGTCCAGGCTCCGGGAGCTGGGCCCTGcggctgctctgccctgtgctcACGGGAGcctctctctgtctcctcaGTTCGCCACTGTCTATAAAGCGAGGGATAAGAACACCAACCAAATCGTGGCCATTAAAAAGGTGAGAGTATTTTCCGGCTGTGTGATTCAACGTCTGGTTGCTTTTCCCCTGctgggtggtttgttttgacCCGCTTAGCGGGCGATGGGAGAACATACATGTTATTCCTGGAGTGTTTTGTTAAAATGATCTAGTTCAGGTGTCTTTAAGGCCTCCCACCACCATCCCCCACCACCCCAAAGAACTTCAGTCTTACTACGTGTCTGAGTTTCTGAAGGATTACCTGGTCTGTAAGTTgaaatttctgttctttgctaagtttattattttaaagcccTACAAATTAGTTCTTGGTAGTGGTGGGTTCTTTaatctttgcttctgctgtgccCAGTTTCCGCAGTCGAGGAATGTTACTCCTGATTAGGTTGTTTCAAATTGATATTAGTTTTTTTGCCAGAAATTCACAAGTGCTCTTAGATCTGCAGCTTACTTGTTCAAATGCAAACATTGAAAACAAGGGGAGTTTTTGTGTTAAAAGAGGTGATGATCTCCTCTCCCTGAGCAATGAAAAATGCACATTACAGTATTTTGGCTGGTTAAAGAGCCTACTTTATTAGGAAAGTTGAACCATAgataaatgaattaattttgtttgatACACTAATCCTTGCAGCATTATAATACGTTTCCTGTATCGTTGCGACTAATAGCAGTTGTTGTGAAAAGCattcttgtttttcattataataCTTTCTTGTGTTAATGGTGGGATTGAAAATCTCAGGGCAGTAGATGATTGAAGTGGAAGGAGTTTATGCCGGCCCAGGTTACAGAGAGTGCTGATTTTATTACAACCTTTTTACAACGACTGTCGATTACTTTGCTCTTATTTCTCTCACAAGAGAAGCTTGTTGGTAGCATAATAGATCTTCATGGCTACAAAGTATTTTATGTTGCCAGTTTGAATTTATGTCTGTTTTCGGTGCCatcatttttaactttttatgaAAACTTAGCTCTagagacaattatttttttaaggaaaaaagccagTGGATCTCTAGGTcaccatgctttttttttaatcttccttatGCATTATTTTTGGCTTACTTGTAGTCattgttctgatttttcttaatgtctaTCATGCAATAATGTCAAAAGGCCAGGCTCTTCATGTTGATATACCACTTGTTCCACAAAGCTAAAATTGCTTCATAGTACTGCTCAATTTTGGTATCAACAGCAACCTGAAATCAGCCTTAGCTGGTAAAGTGCTTCCTGGTACTGAAACTCATTCTGTCTCAGAAGAATGATGCTAAAGAATTGTGTACCTTACTGGTGGGGCTGATGGCTTAACCTTACATAAACAtacaaaatctttcttttcagattaaACTGGGACATAGATCAGAAGCTAAAGATGGtgagttttaaaacaaattcatgctgcagaagctgtgtgtgctttatttttgtaaactGACATTTTAGTTTCCCACACTGTGTCTTGGCTGACAAAAATAAGCTCAGCTCTGAGTGTAAGGCACAGCAGAGGATTGCTTCCCAAACTGCAGggacagaaaaaaggaagagatgtCTGTATGCGTGGTGTATCTCTAAATACAAGTATTTAACCACTTAGCTTCTCAGTTAAGTGGAATACAAACACGTATATAGTACAGAATAATAAATAGTCTCTATAGCACTGAGTTCAGAATACCCTTTTTGTATTGATGCATCTTGGTGCCTTAAATATTTAAGCCGGGTGAGAGTATTTATCTCTGTTTTCAGATGCCTCCTCTATTCTATTTTTGTGATTTGTGCTGAGGTAAAAGTTGATAAAAACTATACCTTAAAAACCTCTTGTCtctgtgtgggtttgttttattttgagaaatcaGCTCTCTAGAGCGGTGTCTTTTGATCCTGTGTTCTGACATGAATATTGCAAATAAAAACCCAATAATCCTGATCTGCTATTCCAGCTTTTGTGGTGCAGtagaatttttatatatatcgTAGGCTGCCATCCTTCAGGGATCTTGCATCAGGTTACCAGCTTTCTAGTGCAGAGTCTTTGCTCTCAGCTCTCCAGTTGTGTACTAAGGGAAgaattttaaagagaaactgAGCACTCTTTCCAAAGTTTCACAATTGTGATGACTGCTGGAGCATCGTGATCCACCTGGCCTTCAGTGGGCTAATGTCTTTTAAGGACAGTCATTACTTTTGCCCTATTCAATGTCTAGCTGTAGGCCAAAGAcgtaattaaaaaataatgatcaTGTCTGCTTTCCCTGTGTTACCTGATAACCTTGGTGTACTTTTTTTGAATCTAaggctttgtgcagctgaaAGCAACCATTGTGAACTTGATTCAAGAATAGGTAATTCAAATAAGCAAAGCAGGAGTGTAAAGAAATCAATGTAGCTTTGCCCAGACTCTGCTAGACTCTTACCTGTTGAATCATATCCTAGGTTTTGGGAGAATACTGTTCTTCAGCTCATGTGCAGCTGAAACTTCCTACATGATATCAGTCAAAGTTTGATGCATCGCAGTCAGTGTGACTCACAAAGTGCACTTTCCCCTACCCCTGTACCactctttttttcatctgtaaaatCTGGCTATTAAAGGATTCATGTAAGGATGAACAGATTTTGGCCACTGTACCTTTTATGCCACAGCATATAGAAAAACCTAAGTGCCTTGTAgtaaataatgcttttttcaaagagaaaagagatATATTAATGAGGTTTGTCAGTGTGCCTCCCTCTGGAAGTGAGATACTTTAAagaagtggtattttaaacacgtagctttttgttaaaataaaac is a genomic window of Apus apus isolate bApuApu2 chromosome Z, bApuApu2.pri.cur, whole genome shotgun sequence containing:
- the MRPS36 gene encoding alpha-ketoglutarate dehydrogenase component 4; translated protein: MGSKMAAAARVVQVVKPHTPLIKFPDRKSSPKPKIQESLGASVTSLHASKAQEPAGGGSPGFPSISPVSRVQGTPDTSELARILPQKYRRRLVSDEEIEYIQRGGPE